One window of Cohnella hashimotonis genomic DNA carries:
- a CDS encoding phage tail assembly chaperone — translation MTIDIGQMTEEQVLQRLLDADALPERTVLLQRLGIPVKIRGLTGKQVFSIRERCTERKERRGQTVERLDEELFNVSLIAAATLSPSWGDGKLLAKFSASSAEEVVKRILLAGELSALGDVVLDLSGFNTELEDVKN, via the coding sequence ATGACGATCGATATCGGTCAAATGACGGAAGAACAAGTGCTGCAGCGGCTGCTCGATGCCGACGCGCTGCCCGAGCGTACGGTCCTCCTGCAGCGGCTCGGCATTCCGGTGAAAATCCGGGGGCTGACGGGCAAGCAAGTATTCAGCATCCGCGAGCGCTGCACGGAACGCAAAGAGCGGCGCGGACAGACCGTCGAGCGGCTCGACGAAGAACTGTTCAACGTGTCGCTGATCGCGGCGGCCACCCTATCGCCCTCCTGGGGCGACGGCAAGCTGCTCGCCAAGTTCAGCGCAAGCAGCGCCGAAGAAGTCGTGAAGCGCATCCTGCTCGCCGGCGAGTTGTCGGCGCTCGGCGACGTCGTGCTCGACCTCTCCGGCTTCAACACGGAGCTTGAAGACGTAAAAAACTGA
- a CDS encoding phage tail tube protein: MMDPTRAILGTYGQVFIDGNWQTNINHLEASVEVEKRELKLAGSEWTQHKLGAKKGTGTMSGYKVTSDMISRGFAKFQIINKLSDPEAYGFERILLTNCVADKLQLANWTAGEEVAEETAFTFEGYQLLDPIKAD, translated from the coding sequence ATGATGGATCCGACCAGAGCGATTCTCGGCACTTACGGACAAGTATTCATCGACGGCAACTGGCAGACGAATATCAACCACCTGGAGGCTTCGGTCGAGGTGGAGAAGCGGGAGCTCAAGCTTGCCGGCTCGGAATGGACGCAGCACAAGCTCGGCGCCAAGAAAGGCACCGGCACGATGAGCGGCTACAAGGTGACGAGCGACATGATCTCTCGCGGCTTTGCCAAGTTCCAGATCATCAACAAGCTGTCCGATCCGGAGGCGTACGGCTTCGAGCGAATCCTGCTTACCAACTGCGTCGCGGACAAGCTGCAGCTGGCCAACTGGACGGCTGGCGAGGAAGTGGCGGAGGAGACGGCATTCACGTTCGAGGGCTACCAGCTGCTCGATCCGATCAAGGCGGACTAA
- a CDS encoding phage tail sheath family protein: MAGGTWNQTDLPVLPGFYMAFRSAAAAAVQAGERGVVVMPIKAHWGPVKQFAEVTGEADIAKLYGSDETGGATAYTSLRFALLGGASKVLAYRLTDGMDAKASKTLKDGAGTPADVLKLEAKQTGARGNNFKVTVQVNPADAALKDIKLFEGNTLLRTFTFADGTVQAAVDAVNQDAANVWLTASKIANGNGSLAPVAGVALTGGASGISGIANADYVNALSAFETQTFNAVALDGVSDPQLHASLVAWVARIRGEGHGAIAVLGGSLADDKAADAVSKAAQRSASFNHEGIVNVGTGAVLADVEYSSAQVAAYVAGLIAGQPLNGSTTYASSPFQDVVRRWTRSEQEQAVRGGVFLHVHDGRMVKALRGVNSRVSLASGQNAAWKKIRTIRVLDSVNADLQRTAEDQYIGKVNNTEEGRLALIGACKQYLAALASAGVIEATGYDVAVDTSVPAAADQVFLKWEARLTDVVEQIFGTFIVQ, from the coding sequence ATGGCTGGAGGCACTTGGAATCAGACGGATCTGCCGGTATTGCCCGGCTTCTATATGGCATTTCGTTCGGCGGCTGCGGCCGCGGTGCAAGCGGGAGAACGAGGCGTGGTCGTCATGCCGATCAAGGCCCACTGGGGACCGGTCAAGCAATTCGCGGAGGTGACGGGCGAGGCCGACATCGCGAAACTTTACGGGAGCGACGAGACAGGCGGCGCTACGGCATACACGTCGCTTCGCTTCGCGCTGCTCGGCGGCGCAAGCAAGGTGCTCGCCTACCGGCTGACGGACGGCATGGACGCGAAGGCGTCCAAGACGCTGAAGGACGGGGCGGGCACGCCGGCTGACGTGCTGAAGCTCGAGGCGAAGCAGACCGGCGCGCGGGGCAACAACTTCAAGGTGACGGTGCAGGTCAATCCGGCGGATGCCGCCTTGAAGGACATCAAGCTGTTCGAGGGCAATACGCTCCTGCGTACCTTCACCTTCGCCGACGGCACGGTGCAGGCTGCCGTCGACGCCGTCAACCAGGATGCGGCCAACGTATGGCTGACGGCCTCCAAGATCGCAAACGGCAACGGCTCGCTGGCGCCGGTCGCCGGCGTCGCGCTGACGGGCGGCGCGTCGGGCATCTCGGGCATCGCGAACGCAGACTACGTGAACGCGCTGTCCGCCTTCGAGACGCAGACGTTTAACGCGGTCGCGCTGGACGGCGTATCCGATCCGCAACTGCACGCAAGTCTCGTTGCATGGGTGGCGCGAATCCGCGGCGAGGGACATGGCGCGATCGCCGTCCTCGGCGGCTCGCTCGCAGACGACAAGGCGGCGGATGCCGTCAGCAAAGCCGCACAGCGAAGCGCTTCCTTCAATCACGAAGGCATCGTGAACGTAGGCACGGGCGCCGTGCTTGCCGATGTCGAATACAGCTCCGCGCAGGTGGCGGCGTATGTCGCCGGTCTAATCGCAGGCCAGCCGCTGAACGGATCGACGACGTACGCGTCCTCGCCGTTCCAGGATGTCGTGCGTCGCTGGACCCGCTCCGAGCAGGAGCAAGCCGTGCGCGGCGGGGTTTTTCTCCACGTCCACGACGGCCGCATGGTCAAGGCGCTGCGCGGCGTCAACAGCCGCGTGAGCTTGGCTTCCGGCCAGAATGCGGCCTGGAAGAAGATCCGGACGATCCGCGTGCTCGACAGCGTGAACGCCGATCTCCAGCGCACGGCCGAGGATCAATACATCGGCAAGGTGAACAACACCGAAGAAGGCCGCCTTGCGCTGATCGGCGCCTGCAAGCAGTATTTGGCCGCGCTGGCGTCGGCCGGCGTTATCGAAGCGACCGGATACGACGTCGCGGTCGATACGTCCGTTCCTGCGGCGGCTGATCAGGTGTTCTTGAAGTGGGAAGCGCGCTTGACCGATGTGGTCGAACAAATTTTCGGCACGTTTATCGTGCAATAA
- a CDS encoding sigma factor-like helix-turn-helix DNA-binding protein translates to MNLETDQATAESYRHTRRLLLIAADKLTVKMGELEAETGKKGVTGMAWSELDRQRRLVIEMLASCSYIIEWLETGRMPGNRRGIERRAGYQREIPIDPSILSAVLEERREPAISDVPGGECGAASLALERALGGLTERERDCYRLSQAEGFTLAEVADVLKISKSSAGTYLLRARRKIETNLREGGGSSVG, encoded by the coding sequence ATGAATCTAGAAACGGACCAGGCGACGGCCGAGAGCTATCGTCATACGCGTCGCTTGCTGCTGATTGCGGCGGACAAGCTTACAGTCAAGATGGGGGAGCTTGAAGCGGAGACTGGAAAAAAGGGCGTCACGGGAATGGCCTGGTCGGAGCTGGACAGGCAGCGTCGGCTGGTCATCGAGATGCTCGCAAGCTGCTCCTATATTATCGAATGGCTGGAGACAGGGCGCATGCCCGGCAATCGCAGAGGAATCGAAAGGCGAGCCGGCTATCAGCGGGAGATTCCGATCGACCCTTCCATTCTGTCTGCCGTGCTGGAAGAGCGGCGCGAGCCTGCGATTTCGGATGTGCCCGGCGGTGAATGCGGAGCGGCAAGCTTGGCGCTCGAACGCGCGCTCGGCGGGCTGACAGAAAGGGAGCGCGATTGCTACAGGCTGTCCCAAGCGGAGGGCTTCACGCTCGCCGAGGTGGCTGACGTGCTGAAGATCAGCAAGTCCAGCGCCGGCACGTATTTGCTGAGAGCCAGGCGCAAGATCGAGACGAACCTGCGCGAAGGCGGCGGCAGCAGCGTCGGATAG
- a CDS encoding helix-turn-helix domain-containing protein, whose product MTLGSRLRERRERLGKTQLTAAKELGISNVQLSRYESDDRKPEPDMLGRFAEYYKTTADYLLGLTNDSTLESPSAAAAEAAAFEEFIRNPEHGLFFKDYLDAPEARQEEMLRFWTFLREQERLRKAERNNES is encoded by the coding sequence ATGACGTTGGGAAGCCGGCTCAGAGAACGGCGCGAGCGCCTCGGCAAGACGCAGTTGACCGCCGCCAAGGAACTGGGGATCAGCAATGTCCAGCTGTCGCGCTACGAATCCGACGATCGCAAGCCCGAGCCCGACATGCTGGGCCGGTTCGCCGAATACTACAAGACCACCGCCGATTACCTTCTTGGACTTACGAACGATTCGACGCTTGAGAGTCCGTCCGCTGCGGCCGCCGAAGCTGCGGCGTTCGAGGAATTCATTCGCAACCCGGAGCACGGACTGTTCTTCAAAGATTACTTGGACGCACCCGAAGCCCGGCAGGAGGAAATGCTGCGCTTTTGGACTTTTCTCCGGGAGCAGGAACGTCTGCGCAAAGCGGAGCGTAATAACGAATCGTAA
- a CDS encoding ImmA/IrrE family metallo-endopeptidase, producing the protein MLQYYQPTPLEQWIEALWLRAGILTPDQLTIEEVSDRLDVWVHYMSESSKALEWMGIRSVLIDLRLTAAQQWEDYLHELCHILRHAGNQTVMPRSFLEHQEAEAKRFVLYASMPFSMVKDMKLPSIRGEAVQLLANRFGVTCELADVRLDQFQRRAFEAILWEEIGRKNQESVSEADVREKRQPLVHGDESLN; encoded by the coding sequence ATGCTCCAATATTATCAGCCGACGCCGCTAGAGCAGTGGATCGAGGCGCTATGGCTCAGGGCCGGGATCTTGACGCCCGACCAGTTGACCATCGAGGAAGTGTCCGACCGGTTGGACGTATGGGTGCATTATATGAGCGAATCCAGCAAAGCGCTCGAGTGGATGGGGATCCGGTCGGTGCTCATCGATCTGCGTCTGACCGCCGCGCAGCAATGGGAGGATTATCTGCACGAGCTTTGCCACATTCTCCGGCACGCCGGCAATCAGACGGTGATGCCCCGCTCCTTTCTGGAGCATCAGGAGGCCGAGGCCAAGCGGTTCGTTCTTTACGCTTCGATGCCCTTTTCAATGGTCAAGGACATGAAGCTCCCTTCTATACGAGGCGAGGCGGTGCAGCTGCTGGCCAACCGATTCGGCGTCACCTGCGAGCTGGCGGACGTTCGTCTCGACCAGTTTCAGCGCCGGGCGTTCGAAGCGATACTGTGGGAGGAGATCGGAAGAAAGAACCAGGAGTCCGTCTCAGAAGCGGATGTCCGCGAAAAAAGACAACCGCTTGTCCATGGAGACGAATCGCTTAACTAA
- a CDS encoding DJ-1/PfpI/YhbO family deglycase/protease, with the protein MATVKQGLRKVAFLLEEGYEDSEMQNPYDALVENGNDIDIISTEKGKELKGKKGTVSYTSHLAAGDAKAGDYEAIVIPGGGSPAKLREDLAVIAFVAEADSAGIPIAAICHGPQVLAKAGVLSGKTLTATSSIQEEVEAAGGVFVDREVVVDGNLITSRKPEDEPAFIRETIAKIGVTAY; encoded by the coding sequence ATGGCAACCGTCAAGCAAGGTCTTCGCAAAGTGGCATTTCTGCTCGAGGAAGGCTACGAGGACTCGGAAATGCAAAATCCGTACGACGCGCTGGTCGAGAACGGCAACGATATCGACATCATCAGCACCGAGAAGGGCAAGGAGCTGAAAGGAAAGAAGGGGACGGTCTCGTACACGTCCCATCTGGCGGCGGGCGATGCAAAAGCCGGAGACTATGAGGCGATCGTGATTCCCGGTGGCGGCTCGCCCGCCAAGCTGCGGGAAGATCTGGCTGTCATCGCATTCGTGGCCGAAGCAGACAGCGCAGGCATTCCGATCGCGGCGATCTGTCACGGTCCGCAGGTGCTTGCGAAGGCGGGGGTGCTCAGCGGAAAGACGCTGACGGCAACGTCGTCCATTCAAGAGGAGGTCGAAGCCGCCGGCGGCGTATTCGTGGACCGGGAGGTCGTTGTCGACGGCAATCTGATCACGTCGCGCAAGCCCGAGGACGAGCCCGCGTTCATCCGGGAGACGATCGCAAAGATCGGCGTGACCGCTTATTGA
- a CDS encoding c-type cytochrome has protein sequence MRKWFMPGLLTACCLFAILLVYFSLRADEPSTGPSEAAPSASASGEAPATVDAEAATAIYKSNCLACHGDQLQGGMGPALTKVGADMSEADIHKQILNGGGGMPAFKGTLTDEQIATLTAWLASKK, from the coding sequence ATGAGAAAATGGTTCATGCCCGGCCTACTGACCGCCTGCTGCTTGTTCGCCATTCTATTGGTGTATTTCTCCCTCAGAGCGGACGAACCGTCTACCGGTCCAAGCGAGGCCGCTCCTTCGGCTTCCGCTTCCGGAGAAGCGCCGGCTACAGTGGACGCCGAGGCGGCTACGGCCATCTACAAGAGCAACTGCCTGGCCTGCCACGGCGATCAATTGCAGGGCGGCATGGGTCCGGCGCTGACTAAGGTAGGGGCGGACATGTCCGAAGCCGACATTCACAAGCAGATCCTGAACGGCGGCGGCGGCATGCCGGCCTTCAAGGGAACGCTGACCGACGAGCAGATCGCCACGCTCACCGCCTGGCTGGCTTCAAAGAAATAA
- a CDS encoding response regulator transcription factor, whose product MYRILIADDQTLMRDGLQTIIQLEDDMEVVGTAENGEDACALAIRHKPDLVLMDIRMPVMNGIEAVKKLRQDAPDVRVLMLTTFDEDDYIIEALANGAVGFLLKDIQSDKLLQAIRDAARGEMMLPAGIAAKLAARLASPHAGKPSSLRARGRADGLKFTDRELSIIALMVEGRTNREIAGQLFMSEGTVKNYVSTIYDKIGTNDRTQAVIWLKEMAGG is encoded by the coding sequence GTGTATAGGATTTTGATCGCCGACGACCAGACGCTCATGCGGGACGGTCTCCAGACGATAATACAGCTTGAAGACGATATGGAGGTCGTCGGCACTGCCGAGAACGGCGAGGATGCGTGCGCGCTCGCGATTCGCCACAAGCCGGATCTGGTGCTGATGGACATTCGAATGCCCGTGATGAACGGTATCGAGGCGGTCAAAAAGCTGCGGCAGGATGCCCCCGACGTCAGGGTGCTCATGCTGACCACGTTCGATGAGGATGACTATATTATCGAAGCGTTAGCGAACGGCGCCGTCGGGTTTCTGCTCAAGGATATCCAAAGCGACAAGCTGCTTCAGGCGATCCGGGACGCGGCCCGCGGCGAGATGATGCTGCCCGCTGGCATTGCGGCCAAGCTGGCGGCCCGCCTCGCTTCCCCGCATGCAGGCAAGCCGTCGAGCTTGCGCGCGCGCGGCCGCGCGGACGGCCTCAAGTTCACGGACCGCGAGCTCAGCATCATCGCACTGATGGTCGAGGGACGGACGAACCGCGAGATCGCCGGCCAGCTGTTCATGAGCGAAGGCACCGTTAAAAATTACGTCAGCACGATCTACGACAAGATCGGGACGAACGATCGCACGCAGGCGGTTATTTGGCTGAAGGAGATGGCCGGCGGCTGA
- a CDS encoding AbrB family transcriptional regulator, translated as MKPNIPTAAPGRTARGLIALISALAGGTLMHVLNWPLPWLLGPMVGVLIGSSIWKDKYRWPGPVRNAGMIAVGYTIGLSLTGAALREMGAQLPTMLLMTALLLLLCATLAAVVAKLGGIPYLTALMGSIPGGLTQVLILAEETKGVNLTVVTIIQVVRLMLIVICIPLLIFSPIFGFQIGESVSTVGNSGAHADWAGLWPALPIYAVVCTLFAILGNKVRFPTAYLLAPALGAALLQAAGLHGPALPAPTIDAAQLAIGTYVGLLLKPAQLERKLRTLALAALSGIGLLVCAIGLSFLLTKIHPLSLPTALLSLAPGGMDQMGLVAHEIGADLSTVAGYQLFRTFFIFFAVPPLLRWIIRLASRRAKDEKSGQGTS; from the coding sequence ATGAAACCCAACATTCCAACTGCTGCCCCCGGCCGAACGGCGCGGGGGCTCATCGCGCTGATTAGCGCACTGGCGGGCGGTACCCTGATGCACGTATTGAACTGGCCGCTGCCCTGGCTGCTTGGCCCGATGGTCGGCGTATTAATTGGATCCTCTATATGGAAAGACAAGTATCGCTGGCCGGGTCCCGTGCGCAACGCAGGCATGATCGCCGTCGGTTATACGATCGGCCTGTCGCTCACCGGCGCCGCGCTGCGGGAGATGGGCGCACAGCTGCCTACGATGCTGCTGATGACGGCGCTGCTGCTTCTGTTGTGCGCCACGCTCGCCGCCGTCGTCGCGAAGCTAGGCGGAATCCCCTATCTCACCGCGCTCATGGGCAGTATACCGGGCGGGCTCACGCAAGTGCTTATCTTGGCGGAAGAGACCAAGGGCGTTAACTTGACCGTAGTCACGATCATTCAGGTCGTGCGGCTGATGCTGATCGTCATTTGCATCCCCCTGCTTATTTTCAGCCCGATCTTCGGCTTTCAAATCGGCGAATCCGTAAGTACCGTCGGAAATTCAGGCGCGCACGCCGACTGGGCCGGCCTTTGGCCGGCGCTTCCGATTTATGCGGTTGTATGCACGCTTTTTGCGATCCTGGGCAATAAAGTCCGTTTCCCGACCGCATACCTGCTCGCTCCCGCGCTCGGCGCGGCGCTGCTCCAGGCGGCCGGCCTGCACGGCCCCGCGCTGCCGGCACCTACTATCGACGCGGCACAGTTGGCCATCGGGACGTACGTCGGCCTGTTGCTTAAACCTGCGCAGCTTGAACGCAAGCTGCGGACCCTCGCGCTCGCGGCTTTGAGCGGTATCGGCTTGCTCGTCTGCGCAATCGGCTTAAGCTTCCTGCTGACCAAGATTCATCCGCTATCGCTGCCTACGGCCCTGCTCAGTCTCGCGCCGGGCGGAATGGACCAGATGGGCCTCGTCGCGCACGAGATCGGCGCGGACCTCTCGACCGTGGCGGGGTACCAACTTTTCCGCACCTTTTTTATCTTCTTCGCCGTTCCGCCGCTACTCAGATGGATTATCCGGCTCGCCTCACGTCGCGCCAAGGATGAAAAATCGGGACAGGGGACGTCTTAA